The window taatttttttgtatttgtagtagagacggggtttcactgtgttagccaggatggtctccatctcctgacctcgtgatccgcccgccttggcctcccaaagtgctggggattacaggcgtgagccactgcgcccggccccagccACCTTTTTTATTAATCTGACACCTGTAGCTGCCAATGCATGCCTCCATCATAACCCATATTTACCACCCAGAATCGATACCTTTTCACTCACAAGCAGAGAATCTTAGTTTTAGCTAGCCTATGAGGACCCCTGGGCAATTTCCATCAGGCTTTTTGAAAAACTGAAGTTAGTTTGTTGATGATCAGGTTCAAGCTGGGGAGACCATCAAGGCTCAAACTGAGAAATTTCAACCCAGGCTCCTAGCAAATGCAGCAACATATAGCAGGCCTGTTTGTTTCCCACCACGTGAATTCTCTAGTATGTCTGACTATTGGGTGATGGTAACTCACCTTCACCAAATGACAACgtcatttctgttttgttttttttttgagacagagtttcactcttgttgcctaggctgcagtgcaatgacgcaatctcagctcactgcaacctccacttccccacctcccgggttcaagtgattctcctgcctcagcctcctgagtagctgggattacaggcatgcaccaccatgcctggctaattttgtatttttactagagatggggtttctccatgttagtcaggctggtctcgaactcccgatctcaggtgatccacccgcctcggcctcccaaagttctgcgattacaggcgtgagccatcatgcccggtgACAATGTCATTTTATTGCTAGTCACCAACATCAGATAACTCAGCTTTTCAAACGACCAGTGATACTAAGACCACCTCACAGAAGGGTGTGATCTCAGCCACTGTGGCCTAAACAAAcacgtgtgtgcacatgcacaagtgagagggggagagagaggaggcaggaggcacaGTTTTTACACAATTCTCTAGTTTATTTGTCCGAAATAAATACAACCTGAGAACATCCATTTCAATGTCCCCAAACACTATTTATCCCCTGAAAAAGCAGCTTAAAATATGGGTGCACATTTTGCAGCTTATGTTCTTTGGTTAGGCTCTGAAGGGTGTTTGTTCTGGGCTGGGCTAGGCTGGGCCTAGCTGTAGAGACACACCTAAGTTCCGTTCTCTGTTTGGAGgctgcacccagcctgagtcCCCACCAGTCCCCTCCAAGAGCCCTGATGCTGCTTCCGGAGCACCTGTCTTCATTGCCTCTCCCTTCTGCAGCCTGAAAGGAGGGATGTTCAGGACTCTGCAGCTCTGTGTCCAGCCCTTGCAGAGAGCTTTGTCCTCTGACATCAGCTACCACACAGGCTCATTCTCAACTGGCACAGAAAGGGTTACTTCTGACCCTACAGCAGCTTACCCAGGGCAAAGTgagagaaactgaagcacagcTGGTATATGGGTTTAAAGTACTCTCCCTTTAACCCTGCCAGGAGGCTGAGAGTCCCTAAAAAATACAGAAGGGGACACTGCCTGCCTACTCCAGTTATTCCCTGGGGCCCTGGGCCACTAGGGAGCAGGAGGACGGGGAGGCCACAGGCCACCCTTTGTCTTCTCTTTGTGGGTGAGGCTCAGAGGATTGGGTCCATGTTCTCCTGGTCTGAGGCTGCCTCATCATCATCTGGGGACTCCTGGATCAGAGCCAGAGAAGCCCAGTCATGGGTTTGTGCTGTTCCCCAGGACCATAACCTGGGGGCCAGCATCTCTTTCCTTTTGCCCTCACCCCTAAAGGAGCCAGCAGAGGGCttttctgcccccaccccaggtcCCACTGGGCCGGCGCTCCCTCTGTCCTAGCTCCCACCCTGCCCGTGGCCACAGCCCACCACTGGATGACTCCCTCTTACCAGACTGAGGCTCCTGCCCCGCCGCAGGGTGGCATAGAAGTGCAGCACACGGGGGTCACAGCGAACCGCCATGGGGTCAAAGTCCAGCACACGTAGGCCCTGCAGGCTGCGGGCCCGAGAAAGGGCCACATAGGCCTGGCCACTGGCAAACACACGGCCCAGAGAAATCTCCACACAATCCAGGGTCATGCCCTGGGGGATGCAGGGACAGAGATGGAGTCAGCTCAGCCTTAAGTCCCTTGCCCCGAAAGGCCTGACCCTTTACCAGCCCTGCTACTGCCCCTGGATCTCCTCGTCCAGTCCAGAGAGTCTCTAGACAGAGGGAGAGCATGACAGCAGGTGGCTGTCTGAGTAGGAGGGGGACCGGGAGACAGATCCAGGTAAGAGTTGAGGGATGGAGTGAAAGGAAAGCACTCAGGCTCTGGGTCAGACAGGCGTGGAGCTGAATCCAGGCTGCCACTCACTAACTGTGTGACATGGGACACATGAGCCCTGGTTTCTTTCTGTGCAAAATAGGATTATTCATTATATCTATACTTTATACTTGATACAGTGGTTGTATACAATTTATACAATTTTACGTATCTAGTGGTGGCTTAGAAAATGGTGGGGCAGGAGATGGCAGAGGGGAAGTGAATGTATCCAGGAAAGGGAGAGGAGGTGGACTTGGAAATTCACTAAAGAAAAGTTtattctgggctgggtgtggtggctcacgcctataatctcggcactttgggaggccgaggcgggcagatgacctgagttcgagaccagcctggccaacatggcaaaaccccatctctactaaaaatacaaaaaattagccaggcgtggtggcggccgcctgtagcccagctactcgggaggctgaggcaggagaatggtgtgaacctgggaggcggagcttgcagtgagccgagatcactgcactccagcctgggcgacagagcaagactctgtctcaaaaactaaactaaactaaaataaaataaaaaaagacacataggccaggcacggtggctcacacctgtaatcccagcactttgggaggctgaggtgagtggatcaccaggtcaggagattgaggccatcctggccaacaaagtgaaacctcatctttactaaaaatacaaaaattagccaggcgtggtggcatgcgcctgtagtcccagctactcaggaggctgaggcaggagaatctcttgaacctgggaggtggaggttgcagtgagccaagatcgcgccactgcactccagcgtgggcgacagagcaagactctgtctcaaaaataaaaaaaagacacatagactgcAACATGCCTGacctccctctgccctccctgtccctgccccccACACCGGTGCTCACTTGGCTCTTGTGGATGGACATCGCCCAGGCCAGCTGGAGGGGCAGCTGCTGCCGACTGAGGAGCTGGCCCCCGGTGGCCTGCACCGTCCAGCGGTCAGCGTGGATGACCTCAGTGACTCCACACAGGAACCGCACCTGGGGTAGCCCTAAGGAGAGCATGGAGCAGTCCAACTTTAGCTCTGCTTCAGGGCTCTGAGGTGAGGAGCAGGGGCCTTTGGAGCTTTCCTTCCTAGTCTTTTTCTCCCCCCACCATTCCCGGGGCCATGCTGCAAAGCCCCGTAGCAGGACTGCCACCTCCTCCCAACACTTACCTCTCCCTTCTGCCTCGAACCCAACTACCACCCCTCGGGCACCATTCACCAGGCCCCGAGACACCGATAAGTTTTTCACCAGCATCACCtgcaagggagagagaggaatggaCAGCAGCCCCCCTACCCATGCCTGGTCTTAGCTTCGCCATGGCTGTTCTCAGAGGCTGAGGGCAGGGAGCTGTCATGGGGACACTGAATCCCAATCCTTAGCTCTGCCACTGGCTGCCTGTGACCCCTGGGGCAAGTTGCCTTATCTTCCTCGGTCCCAATTTTTCTTTATGTCAAAGAGGAATAATATTTGCTCAATTTGCCCCAGAAGGAGGTGGTAAGGGATCAATAAGGCAACCTCTATCACAGGGCTTTGAAAATGATTGGCTTGGTTATAGGTACATCTGTGGACCACAGATCTTGAGGGATGGCCTCTAGGTCCTGCCACCCCTCTCAGATACACTGTGCCTGCATTTTCCCCTTGGGTGCCCTAAGGAAAATCTTCTGCCCACCCCCAACATTGAGGGAGGAATCAGGACTGTCTCCTGTTTATAAAGTATACTACAGAAGACAGCTGTGTGGGGTAGGTATTTCATTCCCCATTTTTAGGGATGAGGGGACAGAGCTTCAGCAAGGGAAAGAAATTTGCCCAAAACAACACTGCTTGGAGGACCTCCTGGTGtaggaagagaaaaacagtagAAAGCTTAAGATGGGAAGGTGGGTGGGAACAGGAGGCAGGGAGGTTTTCAGTGTGGTCAAAGCTGGGCCCACTGGCTGCAGAGTGGCCTGGGCAGAGGGGTAGGGATCAGCAAGGCCCATGCGGGACAGCCCAAGCTCCCAGGGGCTAGGCCCTGCTTCCCACTCACCTGGGCCCCCAGCTTTAGTTGAAGGAGCTGGCTAACAGGACACTGGGCATCCAGGGTACTGGCCAGCTCAGGGTTGCTGTCCATAGCCTCAAATCTGTGTACCTTACCTGGAGAAAAAGAGTTGAGCAAACAGATCACAAATCACTGACTTGTGACTCAGCATCccaaaaaagactttttttaaattttaatttaatttaattttattttttgagaaggagtttcgctctgttgcccagactggagtgcaaaggcgtgatctcggctcactgcaacctctgcctcctgggttcaagcaattctcctcagcctcccgaatagctgggattacaggtgcccactaccacatctggctaatttttttctatttttagtagagatggggttttgccatgttgggcaggctggtctcgaactgctggcttcaggtgatctgcctgtctcggcttcccaaagtgctggaattacaggtatgacccaccgctcccagcctccaaaaaaaactattagaccAGAGCACGGGGGTAGGGAGTAGAGGCAGCGCAGGCCTGGGGGGCTGTGGAATTTAGTTCATCACACCTCTCAAAGTCACAGTTGCATTTGCAAATATGAGGGCCTTTATGGCTTCAGAGGTTGGGGGCCTAGGACCCAGAGGCCCAGGTTGCCTGGGGGCTACATCTGCTTATAACTCTTCCCAGCTGGTCTTGCCCAGCCCAGGCTCCCTGCTCACCTGGCAGCTCCTGAAGCCGCCTCTCGTTGGTGAGGGCCACATCATCCTGGTGGGTGCAGAGCCTCGTGGCCACAATCCCATCTCGCCCCACCTTGTGGGAAGCTGTGGCCTGGAGCTGGCGGGTCACCTCATCTGAACACCTGTTGGGGCTGGACTGTCAGGGCAGAGCCCACCTGTGCAGCAGGGGAGGTGGGGAACATGGGCAGGATGGCTCAAGCAGCAGGCCATGGGTCAGGCCTTGGGACTGGAAGAGGGCACCAGGGAAGAGTTGCTGCCCCCTCAAGCTGGCCAACCTGTCCCTTCCAAACTTGGACCCCAAACATGGGGAATAAGCAGGGGCAGGGTACTGAGCTTTGATCACATGTGGGCACCCTTCCCTGTGCTGCCCCAGGTCAGAGCTGGCCACCCTCGCACTCCATAATACTCCTGAGGAAGTTGGCTATGATGAGTGAGCACAGGCTGGAGATTTGCAGGACCCAGATTGGCCTCCAGGGTACAATCTTCTATCCACTTGCCTCCTACCTTGGGTGAAAAATCTAGcttatgtttctgttttgtttttgttttttgagacggagtctcgctctgtcaccaggctgcagtgcagtggcatgatcttggctcactgcaacctctgcctccctggtttaagcgattctcctgcctcagcctcccaagtagctgggactacaggtgcgtgccaccacgcccagctaatttttgtatttttagtagagactgggtttcaccaggttggccaggctggtctcaaactcctgatcttgtgatccgcctgcctcagcctcccaaagtgctgggattacaggcgtgagccaccgtgcccagcccctgacACCTACTTTATGCCAGGCCTTGTGCTAGGTGATGGAGACCCAACCCTGAGGGAGGCTAGGTCCCAGCACTCAGAGCAACCATCTCCTATGGTGCCATGATGGTCTTGACTACAATCCATCCTGAGTTGTCCAGTGCCCTGCCCAAGGCTCCTCTTCCTGCATGGAGTGCTTGCTCCTGAGGGTAACAATTCTACCCCTTCTGTGAGTCCCTCTCTGTGTTCCACTGTGGCCCATGCCTGGATCCTCATCCCATAGCCCCTTCCCCAACCAGCAGAGCTCACCTGCCTAGCCTCACGGCCTGCAGTAGAGAGATGAAGGTctggtctgcctgcctccacaCCTTGGTCAGCTCCAGGGTCACTGGCACACACCTCTTCCAGCTCTTGGactggtgggggcagggtgggggtgggtcaAGGAGCAGAGCAGACCCCCAAGGAGAGCAGAGCTAGGAGGTGAGTAATACCTGGAAGCAGAACCGTGGGGGCTGGGAGCCCTTGGTCACAGGTGGCAGCTGCAGAAAGTCCCCACAGATGATGAGCTGGATCCCTCCGAATGGCTTGTTCTGCTGCCGGACAGCTCTGGAGAGGAGCGTGGGGTGCTTTAGGGGCACACAGAAGACCACCAGGTCCCAGTTCTCACCTGCTGCCCTCTGAACATACTGACCTGGCCACGGCCTCCAGTTTGTCAAACAGGTCTGCCTCCACCATTGAGATCTCGTCAATGACCAACCGCTGGCAGTTCAGCCAGCCCTGCCGCACGCCTGGCCTTTGGGCCAGGGCCACACACTGGGCTAGAGGAGCCTGGCCTGAGCCGATGCCTGTGAGTGACACTATTCAGCCTGGGCTAATACCCaaagcctctcttttttttttttttttttttttttgagagaaggtctctttctgtcacccaggctgaagtgcagtggcacgatcttggctcactgtaacctgggcctcatgggctcaagcgatcctcccacctcaacctccatagtagctgggactacaggcacacaccaccatgctcagctaattttgttttgttttgttttgagatggagtctcgctgtgtcgcccaggctcaagtgcagtggcgtgatctcggctcactgcaagctctgcctcctgggttcacgccattctcctgcctcagcctccagagtagctgggactacaggcgcttgccaccatgcctggctaatttttttgtatttttagtagagacagggttttaccgtgttagccaggatagtcttgatctcctgaccttgtgatccgcctgcctcggcctcccaaagtgctgggattacaggcgtgagccactgcgcccggccgctaatttttaaattttgtggagacagggtttactgtgttggccaggctggtctcaaactcctgggctcaagcgatcctcccaccttggcctcctaaagttttgggattacaagagtgagccacggcgcccagcccccAAAACTCCCTCTTTATGCAgacctcccctctctcccttcccagaaGCTGGGCTTGCTCTTAGCTCAAGCCCTAGGGGTTCCTACTTACCTGCAAAGGCATGGAGGGTGGTGCCCCCGATGTGGCAGGCTGCCACCCCAGTGCTGGCAGTGGCCACAGTGCCTGTGGGGGGCAGTGAGCCCAGGATTCGCTTTAGCAGATATGACTTCCCTGTTCCTGGACAGGGGCAAAGTTAGACAGGTCTCCCTGTTCCTCTATCCCACCCCACCACTGTCCCCCTACCTCCTCTCTGCCCCCACTACCTGCACTCCCAGTGAAGAAGATGCTCTGGCCTTTCAGGACGGCCCTCAGCACAGCAGCCTGTTCCTCAGAAAGCTGTGGCTTGGTGGAGGGCAAGCTCAGCCTCTTCACAGGCAGGGGCCACCTTGGGGCTTCCTGGGGGGAACAGAGCTATCTCAGAGCATCCTCCCACCCGCTAGGCATTGCCCCCACCCTTCTTGGCCCATGTGCAATGCTGGGCCTGGTAACCCTTTGTCCTCTACTGCCTTCATTCCATGGAGCTCTTGGGTTTGCCTGGAGAGCTTGCCAGCAACTATTGGGGTCCCGATCTCTCCTTGTGCCCTGAAGACCCCCATTGTCCAGTCCTGGGCAGACCACACCAGTGTGGTCTACACCCTCCCTTAGCTCCTTCCCCTGGGTTCCCTAACCCTTCTCATCCTGTCACTAAAGTTTCCTTCCTGTCACCTAAGTTTCTCTTCCTATCACAAACCTGTTTCTCACCTCAAAATACccaagcaaaaccctgtctagcCAGGGCCCCTTCTTATCCTGTCTCTGTCCTCTCGCCAGCTTAGTGTCAAACCCTGGTGGGCTATGATTCACCTGCCCCAGCCCATGAAAATTGTCAAACCCACCAGACTTTTTTCCCCTCATCTGCTTCAACTGTTGGCTGCCCAGGACACGAATGACCACTTCATTCTCTCCATAAGCTCCTCTACTCTGGGCCTATTACCCTCTCCCAGCATTCTTTCTGTAGTCCTTTGCaagcctccttctcttctttctctctcgctctctcttttttttttttgaggaagagtctcgctctgtcacccaggctggagtgcagtggcgcgatctaggctcactgcaacctctgcctcccgggttcaagctattctcctgcctcagcctcccaagtagctgggattacaggcgcccgccaccgcgcctggctaatttttgtatttttagtagatacgaggtttcaccatgttggccaggctggcctcagaactcctaacctcaggtgatccactttagcctcccaaagtgctgggattacaggcgtgagccaccatgcccggcctctgctttctcttttaatGTAGCCAGGTCCCATTTCCTGTTTTGATTTACTCCATCTCAGGGATTACACTATAACAACCACAGGCACAATTCCCACACCCCTGTCATACTGAGATGTCAGATGGGTATCAAATACCCACACCGGCTTCCCCTCAAACTTGGGTCTCTAGGTCTCTGCCATCTTAAAGAATGGCACATCTACTCCTAAAGGTGTCCCTTCTTTCCCGTCCTCACTGTGCTAGGCTCGGCCCCAGCCTGGGGCTCCACAGGCCGCTTCACCAGCGTAGTGTCCGGAACCCGGGTGGCCGCCCTGAGCCGCCGCTCCTCGGGCTGCACAGGGCTGATGGTGACGAAGTCGCGGGGCCGCGGGCCCAGCAGCTGCGCTCGGGCGGAGGCCGGCCCGGGACCCGGGGCCGCAGCCAGCTTGAGGCGCAATGTGCGCAGGAAGCGGCGCAGGCGGTCTGGGGGGCAGTCCGAGAGCAGCAGCTGCACTGCGCCGGCCCCGGGGGTGTCGTGGGCGGGGAGCCGCAGGGTGCTGCGCCCGGCCTCGGCGAAACGCGTGAAGAGGCGCGCGGCGCGCAGAGGAAAGCAGCGCGGCCGCCCCGCGGGCCCTGGCGCTTGCAGCCGCAGCATCAACTCGCGGCGCTCGTTGCGACCCAGGCTCAGCTCCGCGGTGCGCAGGGCCTGGCGCCTTCGCGGCTGCCCGCCCGGGCTCAGCTCCTCCACAGCCACGCGGCACCGCAGCTCCGAGTCCTCATATTCCCCTGCCGCCGCCTCTATGCCCGAGAGCATCGTCACCGCCTCTGCTGGTCTGCGAAGACACCGGAGCACAGGGGTCATGAGGATTCATGAGACGTAATGGGTGCTATAGGGGACGTAATGGGTGCTATAAAGGACGTGACAGGGAGCAGGGTCAAGGCTACACAAGATCACGAGGACTGTCACTGGTAACACAAAGAGGTCACAAAGACGGAGAAAGGGCTTTGGGCTAACCGAAAATCCACCCTTAGAATATgccctgggccgggcgcagtggctcgcgctttaatcccagcactttgggaggctaaagtgggcggatcacctgaagttaggagttctgagaccagcctggccaacatggtgaaacctcgtctctactaaaaatacaaaaattagccgggcgtggtggcgggcgcttgtaattccagcactttgggaggctgaagaaggaagatcgcttgagcccaggaactcgagaccatcctgggcaacatagcgacaccctctaattaaaaaaaaaatacatacatataaatacatacatatgcatacattatatatatgtgtgtgtgtgtgtgtatatatatgtatatatatatatacacacacgcacccTGCTACACAATTTCCATTTCTATATATccaatttctatatatatatacacacaatatatatacaatttctatatatatacacacacacacacacacacatatacacacacaccgtGCTACACAACAATTTCCAGAGCGGCGGATGGGCACCGAGGATTAGGGAGCCTCAGGTGTCCTGCAAGGACCTCACTAGAACAGGGGTCCCTGCGCAGAAAGAATCCTCCTTCCCCGAGACCCAGGGCGAGCACATGAATCCTCAGAGTACTCTCCCcaggaagcaggagaatcgcccgTGGGGAGATGCAAAGAGGGCTGCCGTGTAATAAGCGACTTCTGCCTTGTAGGTACATTCACTGGCTTATATGCAGCGGGCAGGTCTCACTCTTCCCCGTGTACAGACGTGGAAACAGGCTAAGAGAGGGAAACTCACTTGCCCTTCATAAGCCACAGCGGCTAGTAGTCAAAGTCAGTGTGATTCCCATGCCCTCGCGCTTCCCACCACCAAGGTGGGGACGAGGTGGAAAATATTCGGCTAGGGAAATCGCGGGGGACCCTGGGACCCTAGAAGCCGTGCTCCCTCAGGCTGACCCATTTGTTTGCACCCTCCCGCCGGAAACCCCTAGATAAATCAGGCTCTTTGCTCCCCACCTCTGGGTTCGGGCAGACACTCACTTGTGCCGACACTCAGATGAACAAGCAGATCGTAGCCGGCCTGTGGCTAAGCTCCGAAACTAGAAATTTTTCAAATGCTAGAGGCAGAAAATCACCCAATCACCGACTGGATCTTTAAATTCTCCAGCCACTCAGAGGTAGGGGCGTAACAATGGGCGTGTCTTTCTTTGCGTCTCTACTCCAGGAGCTTGGGCTGTACCAATTGCCTGCTAGAGGAAGGAGGTTTATGGTGGTGGCTGAGCATACCAAATCCAGTggacggctgggcgtggtgggaggAGGCCGCCGCTGCGGCAGCCACCCGGCGGCGCGTGGTGTCGGGTCTGAAAACCCTACGCGACTCCGAAGATTTATTTTCAGAACCATCCTTCCAGCACACTCCCTCTCCCCTCTAGCCCGCACACAGAGGCTGGGCTTAGCCTTGGGGAAGATCTGCCTTTGGACTCTCACACCCCTGTTTACACTCACAGTACCATTGTCCAGTTCTGGGCAGACCACCCCAAGGCCTGCCCAatccctcccccgcccccaacTCTACATCCTTCTCTGCCTTTGTAAGGGACTTTACGCTTTGGCTCTCTCACCCACCTGAGGCCCATGAGTGAGAAACTCTGAGACCTGTGCCACGTGCCAGAGGGTACAGCGGAAGCGAGTAGAGTCTCTGTCTTCAGGGAAATTGTATCCCTCTTCTTGCACAGGATGCTGAAAGAATTTACTTTTAATCATCTTTATTATCTCATTGAAGCTTGGAATTACATAGCTGGAAAGGATCTTACAGGTGAGTCTGGctacctcattttacagataatgataACTACCATGGATTAAAttgccctttcctttcctttttccttcttagggctcactctgtcgcccaggctgtagtggagtgcagtggcacaatctctgctcactgcaacctctgccgtggcgcgatcgtggctcactgcaacctccgcctcctgggctctggtgatcctcccgcctcagccccccaggtagctggaactacagatgcacacccagctaatttatatatatatatatatatatatatatatatatatatatatacacacacacacacatatatacacacacatatatatacacacacatatatatatacacacacatatatatatatacacacacatatatatatataatttttttttcgtaTAGACGGGAtgtcaccatgtttcccaggcttgtctcgaactccggaggtcaaacgatccacccaccgtggcctcccgaagtcctaggattacaggcatgagcccggaccttatttttcaaatgagaaaaaagcaaGGCTTCCAGAGATTTTACTGAAGGTCACATAGCTGATATGGAGAGCAAAACCAAACATTGAACCCAGATTACCTGCTCGCTTAATCACTCCATGGGGCTTAGCTACTACACCACACTGCTCCCAGTCTGTTAGCGGTAGAGGGTGATGACTGaaagt is drawn from Homo sapiens chromosome 15, GRCh38.p14 Primary Assembly and contains these coding sequences:
- the PIF1 gene encoding ATP-dependent DNA helicase PIF1 isoform b (isoform b is encoded by transcript variant 3), whose protein sequence is MLSGIEAAAGEYEDSELRCRVAVEELSPGGQPRRRQALRTAELSLGRNERRELMLRLQAPGPAGRPRCFPLRAARLFTRFAEAGRSTLRLPAHDTPGAGAVQLLLSDCPPDRLRRFLRTLRLKLAAAPGPGPASARAQLLGPRPRDFVTISPVQPEERRLRAATRVPDTTLVKRPVEPQAGAEPSTEAPRWPLPVKRLSLPSTKPQLSEEQAAVLRAVLKGQSIFFTGSAGTGKSYLLKRILGSLPPTGTVATASTGVAACHIGGTTLHAFAGIGSGQAPLAQCVALAQRPGVRQGWLNCQRLVIDEISMVEADLFDKLEAVARAVRQQNKPFGGIQLIICGDFLQLPPVTKGSQPPRFCFQSKSWKRCVPVTLELTKVWRQADQTFISLLQAVRLGRCSDEVTRQLQATASHKVGRDGIVATRLCTHQDDVALTNERRLQELPGKVHRFEAMDSNPELASTLDAQCPVSQLLQLKLGAQVMLVKNLSVSRGLVNGARGVVVGFEAEGRGLPQVRFLCGVTEVIHADRWTVQATGGQLLSRQQLPLQLAWAMSIHKSQGMTLDCVEISLGRVFASGQAYVALSRARSLQGLRVLDFDPMAVRCDPRVLHFYATLRRGRSLSLAAEGRGNEDRCSGSSIRALGGDWWGLRLGAASKQRTELRCVSTARPSLAQPRTNTLQSLTKEHKLQNVHPYFKLLFQGINSVWGH
- the PIF1 gene encoding ATP-dependent DNA helicase PIF1 isoform X1 — translated: MLSGIEAAAGEYEDSELRCRVAVEELSPGGQPRRRQALRTAELSLGRNERRELMLRLQAPGPAGRPRCFPLRAARLFTRFAEAGRSTLRLPAHDTPGAGAVQLLLSDCPPDRLRRFLRTLRLKLAAAPGPGPASARAQLLGPRPRDFVTISPVQPEERRLRAATRVPDTTLVKRPVEPQAGAEPSTEAPRWPLPVKRLSLPSTKPQLSEEQAAVLRAVLKGQSIFFTGSAGTGKSYLLKRILGSLPPTGTVATASTGVAACHIGGTTLHAFAGIGSGQAPLAQCVALAQRPGVRQGWLNCQRLVIDEISMVEADLFDKLEAVARAVRQQNKPFGGIQLIICGDFLQLPPVTKGSQPPRFCFQSKSWKRCVPVTLELTKVWRQADQTFISLLQAVRLGRCSDEVTRQLQATASHKVGRDGIVATRLCTHQDDVALTNERRLQELPGKVHRFEAMDSNPELASTLDAQCPVSQLLQLKLGAQVMLVKNLSVSRGLVNGARGVVVGFEAEGRGLPQVRFLCGVTEVIHADRWTVQATGGQLLSRQQLPLQLAWAMSIHKSQGMTLDCVEISLGRVFASGQAYVALSRARSLQGLRVLDFDPMAVRCDPRVLHFYATLRRGRSLSLESPDDDEAASDQENMDPIL
- the PIF1 gene encoding ATP-dependent DNA helicase PIF1 isoform c (isoform c is encoded by transcript variant 1), encoding MLRLQAPGPAGRPRCFPLRAARLFTRFAEAGRSTLRLPAHDTPGAGAVQLLLSDCPPDRLRRFLRTLRLKLAAAPGPGPASARAQLLGPRPRDFVTISPVQPEERRLRAATRVPDTTLVKRPVEPQAGAEPSTEAPRWPLPVKRLSLPSTKPQLSEEQAAVLRAVLKGQSIFFTGSAGTGKSYLLKRILGSLPPTGTVATASTGVAACHIGGTTLHAFAGIGSGQAPLAQCVALAQRPGVRQGWLNCQRLVIDEISMVEADLFDKLEAVARAVRQQNKPFGGIQLIICGDFLQLPPVTKGSQPPRFCFQSKSWKRCVPVTLELTKVWRQADQTFISLLQAVRLGRCSDEVTRQLQATASHKVGRDGIVATRLCTHQDDVALTNERRLQELPGKVHRFEAMDSNPELASTLDAQCPVSQLLQLKLGAQVMLVKNLSVSRGLVNGARGVVVGFEAEGRGLPQVRFLCGVTEVIHADRWTVQATGGQLLSRQQLPLQLAWAMSIHKSQGMTLDCVEISLGRVFASGQAYVALSRARSLQGLRVLDFDPMAVRCDPRVLHFYATLRRGRSLSLESPDDDEAASDQENMDPIL
- the PIF1 gene encoding ATP-dependent DNA helicase PIF1 isoform X2, encoding MLSGIEAAAGEYEDSELRCRVAVEELSPGGQPRRRQALRTAELSLGRNERRELMLRLQAPGPAGRPRCFPLRAARLFTRFAEAGRSTLRLPAHDTPGAGAVQLLLSDCPPDRLRRFLRTLRLKLAAAPGPGPASARAQLLGPRPRDFVTISPVQPEERRLRAATRVPDTTLVKRPVEPQAGAEPSTEAPRWPLPVKRLSLPSTKPQLSEEQAAVLRAVLKGQSIFFTGSAGTGKSYLLKRILGSLPPTGTVATASTGVAACHIGGTTLHAFAGIGSGQAPLAQCVALAQRPGVRQGWLNCQRLVIDEISMVEADLFDKLEAVARAVRQQNKPFGGIQLIICGDFLQLPPVTKGSQPPRFCFQSKSWKRCVPVTLELTKVWRQADQTFISLLQAVRLGRWALP